Proteins from a genomic interval of Zingiber officinale cultivar Zhangliang chromosome 1B, Zo_v1.1, whole genome shotgun sequence:
- the LOC122043049 gene encoding zinc finger CCCH domain-containing protein 25-like has protein sequence MNPLTLAKRTQKINLTEAALGISDGASWQTKYKDSAYIFIGGIAFDLTEGDLLAVFAQYGEVVDVNLVRDKATGKSKGFAFLAYEDQRSTILAVDNLNGAKILGRIVRVDHVSNYKKKEEEEEDEQRQKKREARGVCRAFQRGECKWGDACKFSHDEQRCANTGWGAKDRESRWNHDKYDEPPKSRKNFSQRTSDHNEYHHKAREGDDEDIHHRKSERDNYSERWRLKGDHEEKRHRHERECSTHHRSREDEESQRRTRT, from the exons atgaaccCATTGACGCTGGCGAAGCGTACTCAGAAGATTAATTTGACTGAGGCGGCGCTAGGTATTTCGGATGGGGCCTCTTGGCAAACTAAGTACAAGGACTCTGCCTACATCTTTATTGGTGGCATTGCCTTCGACCTCACGGAAGGCGACCTTCTCGCAGTATTTGCACA GTATGGAGAGGTTGTTGATGTTAATCTTGTGAGAGACAAGGCTACTGGTAAGTCGAAAGGTTTTGCCTTCCTTGCATACGAAGATCAAAGGAGTACAATCCTGGCTGTAG ATAATTTAAATGGGGCTAAGATCCTTGGTCGAATTGTGAGAGTTGATCATGTTAGTAATTataagaaaaaggaagaagaagaggaagatgagcAGCGGCAAAAGAAGAGAGAGGCACGAGGTGTATGTCGTGCCTTTCAAAGAGGTGAATGCAAGTGGGGTGATGCATGCAAATTTTCTCATGATGAACAG AGATGTGCAAACACAGGATGGGGAGCCAAGGACCGCGAGTCAAGATGGAATCATGACAAATATGATGAGCCTCCTAAGAGTCGAAAAAATTTCTCACAACGGACGTCAGATCATAACGAGTATCATCACAAGGCAAGGGAGGGCGATGACGAGGACATACATCACAGGAAGTCAGAGAGGGACAACTACTCAGAGAGGTGGAGATTGAAAGGAGATCATGAGGAGAAGCGTCATAGGCACGAGAGAGAATGCTCCACCCACCACCGGAGTAGGGAAGATGAAGAATCTCAAAGGAGAACTCGCACATAG